The proteins below come from a single Malus sylvestris chromosome 3, drMalSylv7.2, whole genome shotgun sequence genomic window:
- the LOC126616451 gene encoding protein indeterminate-domain 12-like, with amino-acid sequence MFPISMSNSTSLSEEGNSVSSDFAAALNPLLLSTNISPHQHDQPPNKIKKKRSLPGNPDPDAEVIALSPKTLLATNRFVCEICNKGFQRDQNLQLHRRGHNLPWKLKQRNSKDQIRKRAYVCPEPSCVHHHPSRALGDLTGIKKHFCRKHGEKKWKCDKCSKIYAVQSDWKAHSKTCGTREYRCDCGTLFSRKDSFITHRAFCDALAEESARLSANQFATASITAATIKPQISLFPFPTHQQQHFTNPNPPLPPFTTISLTQWDPPKPHQNPNPSPNPTQNSPLHHLIKPESHPHFPPPPQPHKGLIISPFQNLHVSSQPNSNPTTSSAHLSATALLQKAATVGAAVASGAQQGQSAGLTLGEFGTASHMISTEYLGGFASGELATWRKTDSLTRDFLGLNGDGTGHNNNNVRSVHVKDMLTYAGGVGFHQPPYERLRGHDSLLKPQGFGFAETTTASETWGDC; translated from the exons ATGTTTCCTATCTCCATGTCCAATTCAACTTCTTTGTCTGAGGAAGGTAATAGTGTTTCTTCAGACTTTGCTGCTGCCTTAAACCCTCTTCTCCTTTCCACCAATATTTCTCCTCATCAGCATGATCAGCCacctaacaaaataaaaaagaaaagaagcctCCCCGGAAACCCAG ACCCAGATGCTGAAGTGATTGCATTATCCCCCAAAACCCTACTTGCCACAAACAGATTTGTGTGTGAGATTTGCAACAAGGGTTTTCAGAGAGATCAGAACCTTCAGCTTCACAGGAGAGGCCACAACCTTCCATGGAAGCTGAAGCAAAGGAACAGCAAGGATCAGATCAGAAAGAGAGCCTATGTATGCCCTGAGCCCTCATGTGTTCATCACCACCCTTCAAGAGCACTTGGTGACCTCACAGGGATCAAAAAGCACTTTTGCAGGAAGCACGGGGAGAAGAAGTGGAAGTGTGACAAGTGCTCCAAGATCTATGCTGTTCAATCTGATTGGAAGGCTCACTCCAAAACCTGTGGTACAAGAGAATATAGATGTGACTGTGGAACCCTTTTCTCCAG GAAGGATAGCTTCATAACTCACAGGGCGTTCTGTGATGCTTTGGCTGAAGAAAGTGCGAGACTCTCAGCAAACCAATTTGCTACAGCCTCCATCACCGCCGCCACAATTAAACCTCAAATCTCCCTCTTCCCTTTTCCAACCCACCAACAACAACACTTCACAAACCCAAACCCACCATTGCCACCCTTCACTACAATCTCCCTCACCCAATGGGACCCCCCAAAACCTcatcaaaaccctaaccctagcccgaATCCCACCCAAAACTCCCCACTCCATCACCTCATCAAGCCCGAATCTCATCCCCAtttcccaccaccaccacaaccccACAAGGGTTTGATCATCTCACCCTTCCAAAACCTCCATGTGAGCTCACAACCCAACTCCAACCCCACTACGTCATCTGCCCACCTTTCAGCTACTGCACTCCTCCAAAAGGCGGCAACCGTTGGTGCAGCAGTAGCCTCTGGAGCCCAACAGGGACAGTCAGCGGGCTTGACCTTGGGAGAGTTTGGGACCGCGAGCCACATGATCTCCACAGAGTATCTAGGCGGGTTCGCGTCCGGAGAGCTCGCGACGTGGCGCAAGACTGACAGTCTGACAAGAGACTTTCTAGGTCTGAACGGGGATGGCACGGggcataataataataacgttCGCAGTGTTCACGTCAAGGACATGCTAACGTACGCCGGTGGCGTAGGGTTCCATCAGCCGCCGTACGAGCGTCTTCGTGGCCATGATTCGCTGCTGAAGCCCCAGGGTTTCGGGTTCGCTGAGACTACTACTGCTTCGGAAACGTGGGGAGACTGTTGA